A section of the Anabaena cylindrica PCC 7122 genome encodes:
- a CDS encoding ABC transporter substrate-binding protein: protein MLKLLKYLSICFISACLLFACHVWTPTEFKRPPLKIPFGFFVGEYPGIIAQEKGFFKAQGVDVELIHKPYIQLEQGNFSAGKYDGAISSLGSFIILSATIPDIQSVMVVDESTGADVVVAQSQIRTVADLKGKKLGTNLGGFSEVFVTEMLKTANLTSDDVNLVKLEASEIPQRLKNNTIQAGHTWQPHLSEAMKSGGHILFTSKQTPYLILDMIVFRGEIIRDRPEDVRAFVRGWLQAVNYWKANIQEGNAIVSKVLKIPSNTISLEGVNLTDLDENQKFFQSSNPNSIYKNAKIYADFFIRTGNVTRIPELKSLFNSDFLKPPD from the coding sequence ATGTTGAAACTACTCAAATACCTCAGTATTTGTTTCATTAGTGCCTGTTTGCTATTTGCTTGTCATGTTTGGACACCGACCGAATTTAAACGCCCTCCCTTGAAAATACCATTTGGATTTTTTGTTGGGGAGTATCCAGGTATCATTGCTCAAGAAAAAGGATTCTTCAAAGCCCAAGGGGTAGATGTAGAACTAATTCATAAACCATACATCCAATTGGAACAAGGAAATTTCAGTGCGGGTAAGTATGATGGTGCTATATCTTCTTTGGGAAGTTTTATCATCTTGAGTGCCACAATTCCAGATATACAAAGCGTGATGGTTGTAGATGAATCAACAGGAGCAGATGTAGTAGTCGCCCAATCACAAATTAGAACCGTTGCTGACTTGAAAGGGAAAAAACTGGGTACAAATCTAGGCGGTTTTAGCGAAGTTTTTGTAACTGAAATGTTGAAAACTGCCAACTTAACCAGCGATGATGTGAACTTGGTTAAATTAGAGGCTTCAGAAATTCCCCAGCGTCTGAAAAATAATACTATTCAAGCCGGACATACTTGGCAACCCCATCTTTCTGAAGCTATGAAATCAGGGGGACATATCCTATTTACCAGCAAACAAACCCCTTACTTGATTTTAGATATGATTGTCTTTCGTGGTGAGATAATCCGCGATCGCCCCGAAGATGTTCGTGCATTCGTACGAGGATGGCTGCAAGCAGTAAACTACTGGAAAGCAAATATTCAGGAAGGAAATGCGATCGTCAGCAAAGTCTTAAAAATTCCTAGTAATACAATCTCTCTGGAGGGAGTAAACCTAACTGATTTAGATGAAAACCAAAAATTCTTTCAATCTAGCAACCCTAACTCCATCTACAAAAATGCCAAGATATATGCAGACTTTTTTATTCGCACTGGAAACGTGACGCGCATTCCTGAGCTAAAAAGTTTGTTCAATTCTGACTTTTTAAAGCCACCAGATTAG
- a CDS encoding diguanylate cyclase domain-containing protein produces the protein MQHSLLGSIRTKLIVSFLIVALIPLLLLTFINKQTTEKALADNARQALSMAANETANRIDAFIDGNLNSVRVEAILPGFARYLSLTPKQRDDSPEMQLATETLIRLSRKDMVNVLSYALLNLNGKNVLDTYTPNVSKDESGQDYFKEPLQTGLSFVSSMKQSSTIPDLLTFFFSSPVRNAKGDILGVLRVSYNATVVQQLVTRQTERAGAKSFAILLDENNIYLAHSTAPQLLFKSIVPLPLDIVTRLQKAERLPNSPVKELATNEFKLKQALDGKQSYLITSLSGTGNQVNLITIAHLKYKPWSVLFAQPISIALAPVEKQIHDAMFLFALIASVVTIIAFAIGQLITKPIIYLTNIVFQFTAGNLDIRVEMNSKDEIGQLAKSFNNMALQLQTSLETLEQRVQERTAELIIAKEKAEDANQKLEKLVNLDSLTQVANRRCFDGRLQAEWNRLKRERQPLSLILFDVDKFKLYNDYYGHFGGDDCLIRIAQTVQKIVNRPADLVARYGGEEFSVLLPNTDLVEAIKVAQSIQQAIHDQAIPHAKSDVKDIVTLSLGIASLIPTCDIKPDTLITSADKALYNAKRQGRDRYCYSFES, from the coding sequence ATGCAGCATTCCCTTTTGGGTAGCATCCGTACAAAGTTGATCGTCTCGTTTCTCATTGTTGCTTTGATTCCGTTACTGTTATTGACATTTATCAACAAACAGACTACTGAAAAAGCACTAGCTGACAACGCTCGACAAGCCCTATCTATGGCGGCTAACGAAACTGCTAACAGAATAGATGCTTTTATTGATGGAAATCTCAATTCCGTGCGCGTAGAGGCGATTTTACCAGGTTTTGCACGCTACCTCAGCCTCACTCCAAAACAGCGAGATGACAGCCCCGAAATGCAACTGGCGACAGAAACATTAATCCGTCTCAGTCGCAAAGATATGGTCAATGTTCTCTCCTATGCTTTGCTCAATTTAAATGGGAAAAATGTATTGGATACATATACACCGAACGTTAGCAAAGATGAATCTGGTCAAGATTATTTTAAAGAACCCCTGCAAACTGGGTTATCCTTTGTTTCTAGCATGAAGCAGTCATCGACAATTCCTGATCTTCTTACCTTCTTTTTTAGCAGTCCGGTTCGCAATGCCAAAGGAGATATATTGGGTGTATTGCGTGTTTCATACAATGCGACTGTTGTTCAGCAGTTAGTAACTCGACAAACTGAACGGGCTGGGGCAAAATCTTTTGCTATTCTTTTAGATGAAAATAATATTTATCTGGCACATAGCACTGCACCACAATTGCTTTTTAAATCAATTGTACCTCTACCTTTGGATATTGTAACTCGATTACAAAAAGCAGAACGTTTGCCTAATTCTCCTGTTAAAGAATTGGCAACTAATGAGTTTAAACTTAAACAAGCATTGGATGGTAAACAATCATATTTAATTACATCGTTGTCAGGAACAGGTAATCAGGTTAATTTGATTACGATTGCTCATTTAAAATATAAGCCTTGGTCTGTCTTGTTTGCACAGCCCATTAGTATTGCCCTAGCACCTGTAGAAAAGCAAATCCATGATGCAATGTTTCTATTTGCATTGATCGCTTCAGTAGTAACAATTATCGCTTTTGCTATTGGGCAACTGATAACAAAGCCAATAATTTACCTTACTAATATAGTTTTCCAATTTACCGCAGGTAATTTAGATATCCGCGTCGAAATGAACTCAAAAGATGAAATAGGTCAACTGGCAAAATCTTTTAATAATATGGCACTGCAATTACAAACATCTTTGGAAACTTTGGAACAACGGGTACAGGAGAGAACAGCAGAGTTAATCATTGCTAAAGAAAAAGCAGAAGATGCAAATCAGAAACTAGAAAAATTGGTAAATTTAGATAGCTTGACTCAGGTAGCTAACCGTCGTTGCTTCGACGGACGACTCCAAGCGGAATGGAACCGCCTTAAACGAGAACGACAACCCTTGTCACTAATTTTATTTGACGTTGATAAATTCAAACTTTACAACGACTATTATGGTCATTTTGGAGGCGATGATTGCCTCATCAGAATAGCGCAAACAGTGCAAAAGATAGTTAATCGTCCTGCTGATCTAGTAGCGCGTTATGGAGGAGAAGAATTTTCAGTACTTCTCCCCAATACTGACTTAGTAGAAGCGATTAAAGTAGCACAAAGTATTCAACAAGCAATTCACGATCAGGCCATTCCCCATGCAAAGTCTGATGTCAAGGACATCGTTACACTTAGTTTAGGTATTGCTTCTTTAATACCCACTTGTGACATCAAGCCAGATACACTTATCACTTCAGCCGATAAAGCACTGTACAATGCTAAACGTCAGGGGCGCGATCGCTATTGTTACTCATTTGAATCATAG